The genome window TGCCCTATCTATCAAAGGATGACTTTGGTTGGTTTGAAGTATATTATAAAGACTATTAATATTTTGCTTCCTATTTTTCACAATTTTTGCTATTTGCTTAAAATCATTCATATTTTACCTTTCTTTATTTTTAAAACTTAATTATAATATTTTTTTTAAAACACAAGGAGAATGTATGAAAGATATGGGAGAACCTAAGCTAAGAGTTATAGCTATGCCAAGCAACACAAACCCTGCTGGCAATATCTTTGGTGGTTGGATCATGTCGCAAATTGATCTAGCCGGGGCTATTGCTGCAAGAGAACTTTCCCCTCAAAGAGTTGTTACAGTAGCAGTGGATAAGATCATTTTTAAAGAACCAATTTTCGTAGGCGATTTAGTTTCTTGCTATGCGAAAATCATCAAAGCAGGCAATACATCCATCACCGTAGAAGTAGAAGTGGTCACTCAAAGAGCAAATGACTACGGACGTGTATACTGCATGCATGTAACTTCAGCTGTGGTAACTTATGTAAGCGTAGATAAAGATGGAAATAAATTCCCTATTGATGCGGATTTAAAAAGATTACATGGCTTTTGATAAGTTTTATTGTATTTTTAAAAAAAATTTTATATCATCACAAAAAACTTTCTAAGGCTTATATATGCGTGGATATAAAATATTTTCTGGTTCAGCAAATGAGGAATTTGCTAAAAAAATCTCAAAATACCTTTCACTGCCTCTAAGCAATGCAGGCGTGAAGCGTTTTAGTGATGGTGAAATTAGCATTCAAATCGATGAGAGCGTGCGTGGTAAAGATGTGTTTATCATACAAAGCACTTATGCTCCAACAAATGATAACCTAATGGAGCTTTTAATCATGACAGATGCATTGCGTCGCTCAAGTGCAAGCTCTATCACAGCTATCATCCCTTATTTTGGCTATGCTAGACAAGATAGAAAAGCAAGTCCTAGAGTGCCTATTACTGCAAAATTAGTAGCAAATCTTATAGAATCAGCAGGAGTAGATAGAGTAGCTACTATAGACTTACATGCTGGACAAATTCAAGGCTTTTTTGATATACCGGTGGATAATCTTTATGGAAGTATTATTTTTAATGATTATATTAAAAATAAAAACTATAAAAACCCTATCATCGCAAGTCCTGATATAGGTGGTATAGCAAGAGCTAGAAGCGTAGCAAAAGCTTTAGGGCTTGATATAGTTATAGTAGATAAAAGACGCGAAAAAGCTAATGAAAGCGAAGTAATGAACATCATCGGTGATGTAAAAGATAAAGAAGTGATTTTAGTAGATGATATCATCGATACAGCAGGAACCATAGTAAAAGCTGCTGAAGTGTTTAAAAGCAAAGGTGCAAAGTCAGTTATAGCTTGCTGTACTCACCCTGTTCTTAGTGGTGTAGCTTATGAAAGAATAGCCAAAGATGCGCTTGATGAGCTAGTAGTAACTGACACTATACCTTTAAAACAACAAATGGATAAAATCAAAGTCCTAAGCGTAGCACCTATTTTTGGTGAGGTAATACGCAGAGTTTATCACAACGAAAGTGTGAATTCTTTATTTGTATAAATTCTTTGCAAGGATTATCTTGCAAAGAAAACCTAAATCTCAAATAATTTTACAATCTCTCATTAATTAAAATTATATTTTTGCTATAATTGGTAATTTTTCAATCAAGGAGTAATCATGATTAAAAATTTAATCATAAAAATTGGCAGAACTTTGCTAGATATAATAACCATATTAAGTTTTATTTCGGCGATTGGTTATTCTATTGCGATAATGTTAACGCAAGATTTTGCAGTAGGTTTGGCATCGCTTATTGGGTTTTTTACAGTAATATTTTTAAGCTTTTTTCTAATTTATCTTATCATCGACATAAGAGATGCGTTAGTCAAGAATAATCAGCACAAGGATAATTAAACATCTAAAAAATTACAAAATAATACTCTAGTTTTTAAGAGTATTATTTTATTTCCTCATTTAAGAATTATATTATCTCCTATAAATCTATCATTTTATAAACAAAATCTACACTTTTTTATTCATAATTTTTTTATATTAAAAACAACTTAACTAGTAAAAATACAAAAAAACAATATAATTTTT of Campylobacter sp. 2014D-0216 contains these proteins:
- a CDS encoding acyl-CoA thioesterase, producing MKDMGEPKLRVIAMPSNTNPAGNIFGGWIMSQIDLAGAIAARELSPQRVVTVAVDKIIFKEPIFVGDLVSCYAKIIKAGNTSITVEVEVVTQRANDYGRVYCMHVTSAVVTYVSVDKDGNKFPIDADLKRLHGF
- a CDS encoding ribose-phosphate pyrophosphokinase — protein: MRGYKIFSGSANEEFAKKISKYLSLPLSNAGVKRFSDGEISIQIDESVRGKDVFIIQSTYAPTNDNLMELLIMTDALRRSSASSITAIIPYFGYARQDRKASPRVPITAKLVANLIESAGVDRVATIDLHAGQIQGFFDIPVDNLYGSIIFNDYIKNKNYKNPIIASPDIGGIARARSVAKALGLDIVIVDKRREKANESEVMNIIGDVKDKEVILVDDIIDTAGTIVKAAEVFKSKGAKSVIACCTHPVLSGVAYERIAKDALDELVVTDTIPLKQQMDKIKVLSVAPIFGEVIRRVYHNESVNSLFV